One Kwoniella pini CBS 10737 chromosome 11, complete sequence DNA segment encodes these proteins:
- a CDS encoding translation machinery-associated protein 22: MAAVSTAGPSTKLIVPHYCEVCSLPTEYCEFGPSFSKCKTWLESEDKDEFDRLWGEGNLAARIGTLSVEKQEKIEADAVKAEKKATKKAEAEAKKKGETKIIIKRSERTKRKHQTHVQNLELFNIDLKKAAKFFAGKFATGSSVSKIPGGGEEIVIQGDVGDDIVEMLKAQVGVLKGAPADQVTRVEVKKKKAEEEEPAA; encoded by the exons ATGGCAGCAGTATCTACAGCGGGACCATCTACAAAACTTATCGTTCCTCATTATTGTGAGGTATGTTCACTTCCAACTGAATATTGTGAATTCGGaccatctttttcaaaatgtAAAACTTGGTTAGAAagtgaagataaagatgaatttgatagattatggggagaag GTAATTTAGCAGCTAGAATTGGTACTTTATCAGttgaaaaacaagaaaaaaTAGAAGCAGATGCCGttaaagctgaaaagaaagcaactaaaaaagcagaagctgaagcaaagaaaaaaggagAAACAAAG ATCATAATTAAAAGATCAGAACGTACAAAACGTAAACATCAAACTCATGttcaaaatttagaattattTAATATAGATTTAAAGAAAGCTGCAAAATTTTTCGCAGGTAAATTTGCAACTGGTTCAAGTGTTTCAAAAATTCCtggaggtggtgaagaGATTGTAATTCAAGGAGATGTAGGAGATGATATT GTCGAAATGCTCAAAGCTCAAGTAGGTGTATTGAAAGGTGCTCCGGCTGATCAAGTGACAAGG GTcgaagtgaagaagaagaaggcagaagaggaagaaccAGCAGCATGA